DNA from Metabacillus flavus:
AATTTACCAGAAACAGTCGGACATCCTCTTCCATCTGATCCCCTTCTGTTTGAAACTGCTCTTTCATTGAACGGACTAGTGAGGTATCAGTCTGAGGATGCTTCAGCAGCTGCCAGCAGTAGCCGCCTGTTTCATTTAATGCTGTAACAGTAAACGCTTCCGAATTTAGAACAATCCATGAATTTTCATGCTTTAATGCTTCGTGGCCATGTTTTCTTATATATTTTGTCATGAAACAATCAGCTCCCAAAATGTATTATTTTTTTGAAAAGAAAGCCTGTTAATTGGAATTTTCAGAGAAAGCTGGTTCAGTAATTTTAGGACCTTTTTTGTTTGCAGCGAGTCATATTCCCAGTAGAAGGTCTTATTAATAAGCTGAACTAGGCCCTCCACCGTAGATAACCTTACCAATTGATTTACAGGCGACTGATGCAATAGCTCAATCGCTTCTAAAGGAAGCGCTTCTTCATCTATCAATGGTTCTGCTTCGCTGTTAAAAGGTGATGGAAAGACAGTGACTTTATTCTCTGAAATTTTTACAATTGCAGCTTCATCTGCATACACCATCCTTGGTGCCGAAAGTGCTGCTGCAGTTGATTTACCGGCCCCTGACTGACCTGTAAACAGAAATGCTTTCTTTAAATGGGCGACACATGATGCATGCAGCAGCAATCCCCATTGATCATGAACAATAACTGTGCTATAAAGATTCATCAAAGCGTGTTTTAACGCTAATGCATCATGCACATACATTCTGCCCTCCTGATAATTGCTGTCCAGTTCGATCTTGTAATCGCCTCTGTCGAATATAATGTGTTTATTCTTTTCAACTAATGTGCGAACCTCATATCCACCAAAAGCTTGACCATAGCCTCCATACAGTTCAAGCTGAAAAGGGATAGAACCTTCCATTATTCCAGGCTGAAGTGAATGATTAATCCATTCTTGTATCCAGCTTTCATCTATCCAAATCGAAAATAAATGTTCTCCCATTGCTTTATTAAATGATTTCATTGTTTTATCCCTATGAAAAAACTAGTACGGAGAAGGCAAGCCAAAACCTGCCTTCATCCGCCATTTCTAGTTATTTTCCCTTTCCTTTTCCTTTACCAGGTGTCCCAGCTCCACCACCTGGAGGATTTGGATTCCCGGGAGGAAAATGAATTCCATCGTTCCCTGTGCCTGGATGGTCAGTATTCCCTTTGCCCGGATTCCAGCTCTGAGCAGTTTCAAAAGAAATTGGTGCATGGCTTAGTACTGCTGGTGCTTCATATCGACTAGGGCTCATTTTTATCACTCCTTTTTTATAAAGAACATTAAGTTCTTATTATTAGTATTATAGTATTATCTTTGTTCTTTTTAAAGAATTATTTTGGTTTTGTAGTTCAAATTACTTAAATTACTAGGTTAGTAGATGAGGGATATTATCTTCGCAGGTATAAAATAGAAAACAAAAAAACCACCGCCCATAACAAGAGCGGTGGTTTTTGGTTATTGAATCGCTTCCAGCTGATTCCCAAGCAATCGGCCAAACTGACCAGACTTCTGACTAGCCAGCTCATGAAAGCCCCCAGCCTGAACAATGCGGCCTTCCTCTAAAACAATTACCTGATCGGCATTTCGAATCGTAGAGAGCCTATGAGCAATGACGATGATCGTCATCTTCCCTTTCAAGCCTTCGAGCGCTTCCTGAATCTTTCTTTCATTTTCACTATCCAATGCACTTGTTGCCTCGTCCAGGACGAGAATGGAAGGATTTCTCAAAATTGCCCTGGCAAGAACCAGCCTTTGGCGTTCCCCACCGGAAAGGCGCACTCCGCGGTCTCCGATATGAGTATCCAGTCCTTCCGGGAGCTTGCGGACGAATTCGGCTGCGGAGGAGAATTTGAGGGCTTGCCAAAGGTCGGGTTCTTTGGCGTTAGGGTGGACCATCGTTAAATTCTCCCGGATGCTGGCATTGAATAAGAATGAATCCTGCGGTACATAGCTGATTGATTTTCTCCATGCTGTCAGTCGTTCATCATTTAAAGGACCACCATCAATCAGCAGCTCCCCGTGGTCAGGTTTCATCAACCCCATTAATATATCAATAAACGTACTTTTACCTGCTCCTGACGAACCTACAATGGCTGTCATCTGGTTTGCACGAATCTTCGCATTTATACTTTTCAAAACATCGTTAGAACCAGAATTCTTATATTTAAAGCAGATATTGTTTGAAACAATACTGCTTTTTAATTTATACGGTTCAATACCATCATCCTGGTAGTCTCTCAGTTCACTAGATGAAAGGCATTCTTTATAAAGATGATGAACGGATTCAAATGCAGGGATTGTCGAAGCAATGTTTTGAATAGTAGATTGAATCCCTGTAAACCTCGGCCAAAGTCTAGAAAATATGAGGATAATTGCTAGCAGCTGTTCAAACTGAGCTTGAAATGCGGTTATAGAAAAATAAATTATAATTGCAATAAAAACAGATGAAGTTATTTTGTAATATAATTCGGAATTGGATTGCAGTTTTACATATTCAATTTGTTCACCCACCATTTTATGCGTTAGTGAACTAAACCAGGATAACTGGGAATTTTCCAATGTATTACTCTTAATGTCTTTGATTCCGTTAAATTGGTCAGACATACCCGCAAGATACTCTTGTCCAAATAATGAGGTCTTATTTCCGACTTTCCTAGCTCTATTAATAAACTTTTTAGAAAACAAGATCATAACGGCACCACATAAGAGCACAAATCCCGTGATACTAGCAGAAAGCCAGAATGCTAATATGACTTGTATCAAAGTAAATACAATTGATGTGATTAATTGCAGGACCAAATTAATCCCGCTTATGACCCTAGCCAATTCTGACGTTAACGAATTAATCAAATCAGATTTTCTTTTTCTAATGAAGAAAGACCAATCTGACCTAAGCGTCTCCCTAAAAAGTTTAATTCTTAAATCTCTGCTGAATTCATGAAGCAGCTTTACATTTAGAATGGCAATACCCCGCTGAAGAAGACTTTGGGCGATCATAATAAGAATAAATAGACAGAGCAGGAAAAAAAGCTCTGATCCTTCAGGAAATATGTCAACAAAACCTAAGTAAGGTGCGAAAAAATTGGATTCCTTGCCTGTAATCACTCCGCTGACACTAATCATAGGTATAAGCATTAAAATTCCTATGCCCTCAAGCAAACTTGCAATGACCATCCCAAAAAGGTTCAACGGCAATAACCAGCCGGAAAACTTAAATAAGTCCTTTATATATAATCGGATAATACTCATATAAGCAGCCCCTTAGGTAATCGCTTGTTTTGTTGTTTTTCTCCATAGCAAAAGGAATGGCCGTAACGGAAAATACAAAAAATGAAGTTTGCCAGGCAAAGGTAACGTATCAGCATCAATTGGATAAGGATAGAGAAAGCTGATCAAAAATAAGCATTTTTGTGCTAGAGATTTTAATGAAAATAGATAACGTGAATGATAAATGGAAACAATCTTGGGAAGTGGTTTTGTATGGAGATTCACTAGGTTTATTAAATAAAACATGCATGCATGTGCAGCTCTATTTGTTCTCCTTGTAATCAATTCTTTCATTTCAGCTGAAACATGTGTTGAAAAGATTTCTGATGATAAATGAATAGCTTGGCCGCAAGCAACGGTCGATTGATATCTTCTTTGCTGTTTTTTTATAAAAGCCCAATTTAATTGTTTCTTAGCAAGCTGATGAATATCCTGCAGCCACCTTAACCGGGACCACCCGTGTCTCGCGCCATGCTCAGCGAGGAAAATAAATAAATCCTCTGCTCCAAGATAAAAAACAGGATCCTTGGTTAAAGCACTCTTTCTTTTGCGCTCCCATAATTCAGTAAATGAAGGCTCCCTTCCCGGCCCTGGATTTAAACGCCAGTGCACTTCTACCGTAATGCCTTTTTCAGGATGTACAAACGTCAGGTGATGATGACGCCATTTCCATTCATCCAAGATAGATGAAAAATAGTCGTCTTTTACATACCCCCGGCTAACTAATAGTTTCTCTGCCTTTCTTAAATCCTGCATTGGTATAAGCAAATCTAAATCTCTTGATGTCCGGAGTGAAAGGTCCCCATATAAATCTTCTGATAATACAGGCCCTTTTAGGAACAAAGTATTGATTTCTTCATTAGCAAACAAATCGCTGACTAGTGCCATCTCATTCGTTAATTGAAGCATTTGGAACGTATTTTTCCTAAACAGGTTATAGAGTCTCTGTGTAACCATTTCAGGTACTAAGCCCTTTTTAAGCTTTGCTGTTATGGGATATAATGCTGGGAAAACCCGATGATGAAGGGCTAGCTCTATAAACTTATCCCAATCTATATTTAAAAAGTTCCCCTCTGCTGCTTTACCATTCGTTCTTAATAGTTGAATCATAAGCTGTAATTCAGCAGATAATTCAGAGAGATTTAAATGATCATATGTTCTTTCCATTTAACTCTCTCCCCTTTTTTATTAAGCATGTATTTGCAAAACAGCTTACCATAGTAAATCTCTCCATACCTTCAGATCCAGTAACCATATAAGTGCCGCTTCTTAGCCATGCATGAGCGATTAGCTGGTTATTCTCATCTTTCCCAGTACCTAAATACAACGTACTCTCAATATTTCGTCTTTCCAGCATTTTCATGGCTGCTATTCCTTTGACCAGGCATTGACTTTCCCAAAAAGTATAGCTGCTCATAATATGGATGCAATCCGATACTTTTTTAGCTATAGCAGTGTCAGCGAGAGTAAAATCTGTCTCTTTCATTGGAGTGCCCAGCAAATTGGCTGTCTTTGCAAATGGCTGGGCTTTTAACATTCTAGCCCATGCTAATAAAATGAACGCTTCAATTAAGTAAAACTTCGTTTCAAAATCCAACAGTAAAAAGTTTTTAACTTTTCTCATGCTGATCTGCCTTATTGGTCAATCGAGATTAAATTTTCTTTTCCCATATGTTCCAAAAACGAAATAACCTGTTCTTCGCATTCCATTTCATTAACATCATATTCAGACACTAATTGATGGACTAATTCCTTTATAGAAACAGGGTTCTGGATTCTTTCCCAAATAGCTCCGCCAATTTCACCTAGATTATAATAGTTCCCATTCTCAATATTTAGCATCACCTTTTCTCCGTTCATATCACTAACGAGATTGCCTTGCTTTTGAACTACAGTATGCTCTATGGATAATGGCGTTCTGATCATCTAACTCCCACCTTTTCAATTTTATTTAACATCTCTTTCATTAGCTTTTCTGCCGTTCTGCCATTTGCAGGCCTGCTTAACAAGAAAACATCAGCATGGTTCGCTATTCGTGAGATTTCACTGAAATGCCAATCCAGCATACCTAGCCTGTTCACAAAAAAGTTACGGTATGTATGGCGGGACAATGCATGCAGTTTTTCCAGTTTAGTAAGGGGCATACACTTTATTTCCAGATCTTCTGTTTTAGTAAGTTCAAAGATTCCTGCCAATTCAAGGGGTTCATTATAAAAGTGGTTATTTACAGGAACAGCATACTTTGTTTCCCGCTCAAATAGCGGCTGAAGTAGGGAAGGTTCCATTTCAAATAGCTCTAGACTTTCCTCCCATAGTTTTTGTTGAGGATAAGCGGGGGCTGCAAATGGAATTCGATTTTTAATGCTTACAGCAATGACGTCATCACTTAAAAGTTTGTAGCCTTCTCTTATTAAGGTGGAAGCCAGAGTGGATTTCCCTGCTCCGGACTCACCTACTATTGCATAGGCTTTTCCACCTATTGCTATGGAGCTTCCGTGAAGAGGGAGGATTCGT
Protein-coding regions in this window:
- a CDS encoding aldolase, whose product is MREADYENCYSVYGLNVSSFISFPELIKIDSVGTDVSVNMTDLTDEWNASCLESDKFLIRSNIIMFRIADTAIFKIENGNSINVSPMPGSDIDKIRLFILGSCFGALLIQRRILPLHGSSIAIGGKAYAIVGESGAGKSTLASTLIREGYKLLSDDVIAVSIKNRIPFAAPAYPQQKLWEESLELFEMEPSLLQPLFERETKYAVPVNNHFYNEPLELAGIFELTKTEDLEIKCMPLTKLEKLHALSRHTYRNFFVNRLGMLDWHFSEISRIANHADVFLLSRPANGRTAEKLMKEMLNKIEKVGVR
- a CDS encoding lasso peptide biosynthesis PqqD family chaperone, encoding MIRTPLSIEHTVVQKQGNLVSDMNGEKVMLNIENGNYYNLGEIGGAIWERIQNPVSIKELVHQLVSEYDVNEMECEEQVISFLEHMGKENLISIDQ
- a CDS encoding nucleotidyltransferase domain-containing protein, whose protein sequence is MERTYDHLNLSELSAELQLMIQLLRTNGKAAEGNFLNIDWDKFIELALHHRVFPALYPITAKLKKGLVPEMVTQRLYNLFRKNTFQMLQLTNEMALVSDLFANEEINTLFLKGPVLSEDLYGDLSLRTSRDLDLLIPMQDLRKAEKLLVSRGYVKDDYFSSILDEWKWRHHHLTFVHPEKGITVEVHWRLNPGPGREPSFTELWERKRKSALTKDPVFYLGAEDLFIFLAEHGARHGWSRLRWLQDIHQLAKKQLNWAFIKKQQRRYQSTVACGQAIHLSSEIFSTHVSAEMKELITRRTNRAAHACMFYLINLVNLHTKPLPKIVSIYHSRYLFSLKSLAQKCLFLISFLYPYPIDADTLPLPGKLHFLYFPLRPFLLLWRKTTKQAIT
- a CDS encoding PqqD family protein produces the protein MTKYIRKHGHEALKHENSWIVLNSEAFTVTALNETGGYCWQLLKHPQTDTSLVRSMKEQFQTEGDQMEEDVRLFLVNLLELDLIENAG
- a CDS encoding ABC transporter ATP-binding protein gives rise to the protein MSIIRLYIKDLFKFSGWLLPLNLFGMVIASLLEGIGILMLIPMISVSGVITGKESNFFAPYLGFVDIFPEGSELFFLLCLFILIMIAQSLLQRGIAILNVKLLHEFSRDLRIKLFRETLRSDWSFFIRKRKSDLINSLTSELARVISGINLVLQLITSIVFTLIQVILAFWLSASITGFVLLCGAVMILFSKKFINRARKVGNKTSLFGQEYLAGMSDQFNGIKDIKSNTLENSQLSWFSSLTHKMVGEQIEYVKLQSNSELYYKITSSVFIAIIIYFSITAFQAQFEQLLAIILIFSRLWPRFTGIQSTIQNIASTIPAFESVHHLYKECLSSSELRDYQDDGIEPYKLKSSIVSNNICFKYKNSGSNDVLKSINAKIRANQMTAIVGSSGAGKSTFIDILMGLMKPDHGELLIDGGPLNDERLTAWRKSISYVPQDSFLFNASIRENLTMVHPNAKEPDLWQALKFSSAAEFVRKLPEGLDTHIGDRGVRLSGGERQRLVLARAILRNPSILVLDEATSALDSENERKIQEALEGLKGKMTIIVIAHRLSTIRNADQVIVLEEGRIVQAGGFHELASQKSGQFGRLLGNQLEAIQ
- a CDS encoding lasso peptide biosynthesis B2 protein; the encoded protein is MRKVKNFLLLDFETKFYLIEAFILLAWARMLKAQPFAKTANLLGTPMKETDFTLADTAIAKKVSDCIHIMSSYTFWESQCLVKGIAAMKMLERRNIESTLYLGTGKDENNQLIAHAWLRSGTYMVTGSEGMERFTMVSCFANTCLIKKGRELNGKNI